One window of Rubrivirga sp. SAORIC476 genomic DNA carries:
- a CDS encoding ABC-F family ATP-binding cassette domain-containing protein produces MALLTFDRVRKDYGTKPLLDEVSFVIEADEKVGVIGANGAGKTTLLRLAAGTEPPDSGSVLVTPGARIGVLAQRPDLDEAATVLDAVVAGDGPAATAVRAYDHALARLDKSPEDAALAEEVVRLAGRLDAVGGWDLEAQARATLDRLGLPDPEAIVGTLSGGQKKRAALARALVERPDLLILDEPTNHLDTETIEWLEGLLRSWTGALLLVTHDRYFLDRVTNRMLEVGGGDVKRYVGSYGDYLEQKAAQAVVEAAEESKRQNLATRELAWLRRGAKARTSKSKARIDRAHALLDAKPEAGPGEIEIETVSTRLGKKVIELHDVSKSFGDKHLIDGLTYEVLRDDRLGIIGPNGTGKTTLLEMIAGRLDPDAGRVERGPTVSLGYYDQESRALASANQEGSTQRMIDYVEEIAENIKMADGSLITAAQMLERFLFPRDQHYTPVGLLSGGERRRLYLLRILLGAPNVLLLDEPTNDLDIPTLVALEDTLDTFAGAVVVVSHDRYFLDRTVGHLLRFDGDGTIREIPGSYSAWQEIAAREEKARVAAEVARKAAVSAPPPPASAPTPTPPADAPQKLSYNEKRELAMLEERIAANEERQPQLEAELAERATEADAVIALSAELAALTAQLEADVDRWAELAERAG; encoded by the coding sequence ATGGCCCTCCTGACCTTCGACCGCGTCCGCAAGGACTACGGCACCAAGCCGCTCCTCGACGAGGTCTCGTTCGTAATCGAGGCCGATGAGAAGGTGGGCGTGATCGGCGCCAATGGGGCGGGCAAGACGACGCTGCTCCGGCTCGCCGCAGGCACCGAGCCCCCGGACAGCGGGAGCGTGCTCGTCACGCCCGGCGCCCGGATCGGCGTGCTGGCTCAGCGGCCCGACCTCGATGAGGCCGCGACCGTGCTCGACGCCGTCGTCGCGGGCGATGGGCCGGCCGCAACGGCGGTCCGTGCCTACGACCACGCGCTGGCCCGCCTCGACAAGTCGCCGGAGGATGCCGCGCTGGCCGAGGAGGTCGTCCGCCTGGCAGGGCGGCTGGACGCCGTCGGCGGGTGGGATCTGGAGGCGCAGGCCCGCGCCACACTCGACCGGCTCGGCCTGCCCGACCCCGAGGCCATCGTCGGGACGCTCTCGGGCGGTCAGAAGAAGCGCGCCGCGCTGGCCCGCGCCCTCGTCGAGCGCCCCGACCTGCTCATCCTCGACGAGCCCACCAACCACCTCGACACCGAGACCATCGAGTGGCTGGAGGGCCTGCTCCGCTCGTGGACGGGCGCGCTGCTGCTGGTCACCCACGACCGGTACTTCCTCGACCGTGTGACGAACCGGATGCTCGAAGTCGGCGGCGGCGACGTGAAGCGGTACGTCGGCTCGTACGGCGACTACCTGGAGCAGAAGGCCGCGCAGGCGGTCGTGGAAGCGGCCGAGGAGTCGAAGCGCCAGAACCTCGCCACGCGCGAGTTGGCGTGGCTCCGCCGCGGCGCCAAGGCCCGCACCTCGAAGTCGAAGGCCCGCATCGACCGCGCCCACGCGCTCCTCGACGCCAAGCCCGAGGCGGGGCCGGGCGAGATCGAGATCGAGACGGTGAGCACGCGGCTGGGCAAGAAGGTGATCGAGTTGCACGACGTGTCGAAGTCGTTCGGCGACAAGCACCTGATCGACGGCCTGACCTACGAGGTGCTGCGCGACGACCGGCTCGGCATCATCGGTCCCAACGGGACGGGCAAGACGACGCTGCTGGAAATGATCGCGGGGCGCCTCGACCCCGACGCCGGACGCGTCGAGCGCGGGCCGACCGTCTCGCTGGGCTACTACGACCAGGAGAGCCGCGCCCTCGCGTCGGCCAACCAGGAGGGCAGCACGCAGCGGATGATCGACTACGTCGAGGAGATCGCGGAGAACATCAAGATGGCCGACGGCTCGCTCATCACGGCGGCGCAGATGCTGGAGCGCTTCCTCTTCCCGCGCGACCAGCACTACACGCCGGTCGGGCTGCTCTCGGGCGGCGAGCGGCGGCGGCTCTACCTGCTCCGCATCCTGCTCGGGGCGCCCAACGTGCTCCTGCTCGACGAGCCCACCAACGACCTCGACATCCCCACGCTCGTCGCGCTGGAGGACACGCTCGACACGTTCGCGGGGGCGGTCGTGGTGGTCTCCCACGACCGCTACTTCCTCGACCGCACGGTGGGGCACCTGCTCCGGTTCGACGGCGACGGCACCATCCGCGAGATCCCAGGCAGCTACTCGGCGTGGCAGGAGATCGCGGCGCGCGAGGAGAAGGCGCGTGTCGCGGCGGAGGTGGCCCGGAAGGCCGCGGTGTCGGCTCCCCCTCCCCCCGCCTCGGCTCCCACGCCGACGCCCCCGGCCGACGCCCCGCAGAAGCTCTCCTACAACGAGAAGCGGGAGCTGGCGATGCTGGAAGAGCGGATCGCGGCCAACGAGGAACGGCAGCCCCAACTGGAGGCCGAGCTGGCTGAGCGCGCCACCGAGGCGGACGCGGTCATCGCGCTCTCGGCGGAGCTGGCCGCGCTTACGGCCCAGCTGGAGGCAGACGTGGACCGGTGGGCGGAGCTGGCCGAGCGCGCGGGGTAG
- a CDS encoding BPTD_3080 family restriction endonuclease: protein MTYDGQQELPIQPVAQPILNNPYDEPTSHWVYDEQTGAPSEQTGRRDAFYWYKTEKTGTAQTALFTEESRDDLPLVNRLRADVRRWRESGYEAATPVTKQLLRHWSRDDLPRRLFFCQREAVETVVYLTEILGSGRKPRFTPQLSREDFDALTEGKKPQFAEQMMGSLVPTVLDQPADRSLPGLRRYGSKMATGSGKTVVMAMLISWAFCNRHRNPTDERFPAAALIVCPNLTVKERLQVLRPDRESNYYDEFDVVPSTLRDGLHAGDVLVTNWHNFLPESPHKEGDNTYRVVNKGEESPEAFAKKRLGDLADAGPIMVLNDEAHHAYRPKSMEERAKGESKDDWEEATVWVSGLDQINAACGVAFCVDLSATPFYLQSSGYAQGTPFPWIVSDFGLVDAIESGITKVPRLPVSDTTGRPEPKYFALWDSVMDALQPGEKLPGGKPKPDAAWREAEDAVQTLASQWKERFDYYAEAAPGQENVPPVMIVVLDNTDLAQLFYEKISGERVEDGETVYGPSAVRPEFANTPGQLRTVRIDSKLLAEAESEDPSKSKSDVAEALRRLIATVGEVGQPGEQVRCVVSVQMLTEGWDANNVTHILGLRAFRSQLLSEQVVGRGLRRMDYTPDPETGRLTEEYVDVYGIPFSVIPFRGREKEKKAPEDKPKQHVVALEERSAFEIRFPIVEGYAFALKQNLIRADVGAMEEVVVAPDLTPTAAFVKPQVGYQTGTPAALGQLQTELQDRRAYYETTHLQTIQFEIARQIVDRLTVYVGGDGEGAAPKLKGRSRHQLFPQVYALVEEYVRRKVRFRDVDPRELGLERYTQLVIERLLDAIEPDDAGGEAPLLPVLNRYRPTGSTASVNFKTTRPCYPTMHSHVNQVVADTRQWEQAAAFRLEQAALEGLIQCYVKNDGVEMSIAYEFLGTSHAYFPDFLVRLADGSMLIIETKGRQTEQDRAKHEAAQRWCRAVSRWGQLGHWRFIECRDPQILLDRIRNVTAFA, encoded by the coding sequence ATGACCTACGACGGACAGCAGGAACTGCCGATCCAGCCGGTCGCGCAGCCCATCCTCAACAACCCCTACGACGAACCGACCTCGCACTGGGTCTACGATGAGCAGACGGGTGCCCCGAGCGAGCAGACCGGCCGCCGCGACGCATTCTACTGGTACAAGACCGAGAAGACCGGAACCGCACAGACAGCCCTTTTCACGGAGGAAAGCCGAGACGACCTCCCTCTCGTCAACCGGCTCCGCGCCGACGTTCGCCGCTGGCGAGAGAGCGGCTACGAGGCGGCCACGCCCGTCACCAAGCAACTCCTCCGGCACTGGTCGCGCGACGACCTCCCCCGGCGGCTGTTCTTCTGCCAGCGCGAGGCCGTCGAGACCGTTGTGTACCTGACGGAGATCCTGGGCTCGGGCCGGAAGCCGAGGTTCACCCCGCAGCTCAGCCGCGAGGACTTCGACGCCCTCACAGAGGGGAAGAAGCCTCAGTTCGCAGAGCAGATGATGGGATCGCTCGTGCCCACCGTCCTCGACCAGCCCGCCGACCGTTCGCTCCCCGGCCTCCGCCGCTACGGAAGCAAGATGGCGACTGGCTCGGGCAAGACGGTCGTGATGGCGATGCTCATCTCGTGGGCCTTCTGTAACCGGCACCGGAACCCCACGGACGAGCGATTCCCGGCCGCCGCTCTCATCGTCTGCCCGAACCTCACGGTCAAGGAGCGGCTCCAGGTTCTCCGCCCCGACCGTGAGAGCAACTACTACGACGAGTTCGATGTCGTCCCGAGCACGCTCCGAGACGGCCTCCACGCAGGCGACGTGCTCGTGACCAACTGGCACAACTTCCTCCCAGAGTCGCCACACAAGGAGGGGGACAACACGTACCGGGTGGTGAACAAGGGTGAGGAGAGCCCAGAGGCATTCGCGAAGAAGCGCCTCGGCGATCTCGCTGACGCAGGCCCCATCATGGTCCTCAACGACGAGGCCCACCACGCCTACCGGCCGAAGTCGATGGAGGAGCGGGCAAAGGGTGAGAGCAAGGACGACTGGGAGGAGGCGACCGTCTGGGTGAGCGGCCTCGACCAGATCAACGCCGCGTGCGGGGTCGCCTTCTGCGTGGACCTCTCGGCGACCCCGTTCTACCTCCAGTCGAGCGGCTATGCGCAGGGCACCCCGTTCCCGTGGATCGTCTCGGACTTCGGGCTCGTGGACGCCATCGAGAGCGGGATCACGAAGGTGCCCCGCCTTCCAGTCTCCGATACGACCGGCCGCCCGGAGCCGAAATACTTCGCGCTGTGGGACAGCGTGATGGACGCGCTCCAGCCCGGCGAGAAACTCCCCGGCGGAAAGCCGAAGCCGGATGCCGCATGGCGCGAAGCCGAGGACGCCGTGCAGACGCTGGCCTCGCAGTGGAAGGAACGGTTCGACTACTATGCTGAGGCAGCACCGGGGCAGGAGAACGTCCCGCCCGTCATGATCGTGGTCCTCGACAACACCGACCTCGCGCAGCTCTTCTACGAGAAGATCTCCGGCGAGCGTGTCGAGGACGGCGAGACGGTCTACGGCCCGAGTGCGGTCCGCCCGGAGTTCGCCAACACACCCGGCCAACTCCGTACCGTTCGAATCGACTCCAAGCTCCTTGCCGAAGCGGAGAGCGAGGACCCGTCCAAGAGCAAGAGCGACGTGGCCGAAGCACTCCGCCGCCTCATCGCAACGGTCGGCGAGGTCGGTCAGCCCGGCGAGCAGGTTCGGTGCGTGGTGTCGGTCCAGATGCTCACGGAGGGATGGGACGCCAACAACGTCACCCACATCCTCGGCCTCCGCGCCTTCCGCAGCCAACTCCTCAGCGAGCAGGTCGTCGGTCGGGGCCTCCGCCGCATGGACTACACGCCCGACCCCGAGACGGGACGGCTGACTGAGGAATACGTGGACGTGTACGGCATCCCGTTCTCAGTCATCCCCTTCCGGGGACGTGAGAAAGAGAAGAAGGCGCCCGAGGACAAGCCGAAGCAACACGTCGTGGCCCTGGAGGAACGCTCGGCGTTTGAGATCCGCTTCCCCATCGTGGAGGGCTACGCCTTCGCGCTGAAGCAGAACCTTATCCGAGCCGACGTGGGGGCGATGGAGGAGGTCGTGGTCGCTCCAGACCTCACCCCGACAGCTGCGTTCGTCAAGCCGCAGGTGGGCTACCAGACGGGTACGCCTGCCGCTCTCGGCCAACTCCAGACCGAGTTACAAGACCGCCGGGCGTACTACGAGACGACGCACCTACAGACGATCCAGTTTGAGATTGCACGCCAGATCGTGGACCGGCTCACGGTGTACGTGGGGGGCGACGGTGAAGGCGCAGCGCCCAAGCTCAAAGGCCGGTCGCGGCATCAACTCTTCCCTCAGGTCTATGCTCTTGTGGAGGAGTACGTACGACGGAAGGTCCGCTTCCGCGACGTGGACCCTCGCGAGTTAGGCCTCGAACGCTATACCCAGCTTGTCATCGAGCGGCTCCTCGACGCCATCGAGCCCGACGACGCCGGAGGAGAGGCCCCTCTCCTCCCGGTCTTGAACAGATACCGGCCGACTGGCTCGACGGCGTCCGTCAACTTCAAGACGACGAGGCCGTGTTATCCGACGATGCACAGCCACGTCAACCAAGTCGTCGCAGACACACGGCAATGGGAGCAGGCGGCTGCGTTCCGTCTGGAGCAAGCGGCTCTGGAAGGGCTCATCCAGTGCTACGTCAAGAACGACGGCGTGGAGATGAGCATCGCCTATGAGTTCCTGGGGACCTCGCACGCCTACTTCCCAGACTTCTTAGTCCGCCTCGCGGACGGCTCGATGCTCATCATCGAGACCAAGGGACGTCAGACCGAACAGGACCGGGCGAAGCACGAGGCTGCGCAGCGATGGTGCAGGGCCGTCTCCCGGTGGGGTCAACTCGGACACTGGAGGTTCATCGAATGCCGGGATCCTCAGATCCTGCTCGACCGGATTCGCAACGTCACGGCATTTGCCTGA
- a CDS encoding site-specific integrase codes for MSRALEHARDRSLGTFDPWGQAASTGVSVTEAAAAYIASQKRAGRAEGTVNSAERLLSAFERSLPAGCNVAHVEPMHVERFVSAPKPGKEGKPGPPKSAGTRRRYRAVLRHFFAFCQRRGYTRTDPTADLEAPTGRANRRDHVTEAEAAKMLRTLDAAEVLDGRSYGWLRDWLVFGMGTGLRPGEQAGLRWSDVRLSEGALRVRGTKTSSSARPVPVAGDALAVLRQRSEARADESDSLVFVGSRGGAVEMRHLSKRLNALAESAKVKKNVTAYSLRHSYGTRMAAAGVPLLDLARIMGTSVAMIERHYGHYCPERGAAHVLRVFGTEAMASTSTSV; via the coding sequence ATGTCCCGTGCCCTCGAACACGCGCGCGACCGCTCCCTCGGGACCTTCGACCCGTGGGGACAGGCCGCCTCGACGGGCGTGTCGGTCACCGAGGCGGCGGCGGCCTACATCGCCAGTCAGAAGCGCGCAGGCCGGGCCGAGGGCACGGTGAACTCAGCCGAGCGCCTCCTCTCTGCGTTCGAGCGGTCGCTTCCCGCCGGGTGCAACGTTGCGCACGTCGAGCCCATGCACGTCGAGCGGTTCGTCTCAGCGCCGAAGCCCGGCAAGGAAGGGAAGCCCGGTCCGCCCAAGTCGGCCGGGACCCGTCGGCGGTATCGCGCGGTGCTCCGTCACTTCTTCGCGTTCTGCCAGCGGCGCGGCTACACCCGCACCGATCCGACGGCCGATCTGGAGGCCCCGACCGGCCGGGCCAACCGCCGCGATCACGTCACCGAGGCGGAGGCTGCCAAGATGCTTCGCACCCTCGACGCCGCCGAGGTGCTTGACGGACGTTCCTACGGCTGGCTCCGCGACTGGCTCGTCTTCGGCATGGGCACAGGTCTGCGGCCCGGCGAGCAAGCGGGCCTTCGCTGGAGCGACGTGAGGCTCTCGGAGGGAGCCCTCCGCGTGCGGGGGACAAAGACCTCGAGCTCCGCTCGCCCGGTCCCCGTTGCGGGCGACGCGCTCGCCGTGCTCCGCCAGCGGTCCGAGGCCCGCGCCGACGAGAGCGATAGTCTCGTCTTCGTCGGCTCCCGAGGCGGGGCCGTCGAAATGCGCCACCTGTCGAAGCGGTTGAACGCCCTAGCGGAGTCGGCCAAGGTGAAGAAGAACGTGACGGCCTACAGCCTCCGGCATTCCTACGGGACGCGCATGGCAGCGGCGGGCGTGCCTCTCCTCGACCTCGCTCGGATCATGGGCACGTCGGTTGCGATGATCGAGCGGCACTACGGGCACTACTGCCCCGAGCGCGGCGCGGCGCACGTCCTCCGCGTGTTCGGCACAGAGGCTATGGCATCCACCTCGACTTCCGTCTAG
- a CDS encoding site-specific DNA-methyltransferase has protein sequence MERPLSEEEARLLLKHTRPWLEWTGKREKHAFEVEPVALNVHERVSAQAVIRAAQREDVQRDLFADPQLPFGDAVKFYEHDVDWANRLILGDSLQVMASLARREGLAGKVQMVYIDPPYGINYASNFQPKVGDKNVKDGESHLTREPEMVKAYRDTWRLGIHSYLDYLRDRIVMAREMLHERGSVFVQISDENLHRVRAILDEVFGAENFMSVITFRTKIPLRAKYLAGIGDYLVWYARDAEHVKFHKLYQEREYGRGTQFTNLELSNGARRKMTKRERDRQSPLPKESKPFTLTDMVSAGRTESCVFDAEIKGEDYTPASGKSWKTNPEGFEKLLNADRIEVPRNVPRYVFRLDDYPVQEMTNMWTDTQGASSKKYVVQTSTKVVQRCLLMTTDPGDLVLDPTCGGGTTAYVAETWGRRWITIDTSRVGVAIARQRLLTASYPYFAVKADESNDPGRGFKHRTVPHITMGAITNHPTLGAALDKHREVLDGHLGQLDEALAEVDGSLRSKLAAKLKAKEKEEGKRAVTDADERRWVLPEDTFEHWTVPFDADEDYPDALAEAVAAYRKAWAKKRDEVQKTVAANAAHETLYDQPEVEKGVVRVSGPFTVEAVLPAEATLPDATESPIGGAPDALDGSFGNGESADAVVDAANAEAYLDKLTRLLREDGASFLGNATQGFDRLDRMAHSVLHAEGEWTSGDGTEQRIAVSFGPEHGPITAVQVEEALFAASRGGYDHLLFAGFNIDGAAQAAIEADSNPRVRTHLATVAPDVVMDDLLKKPAQSQLFTVFGQPRTSVEADEDGHVRVTMEGMDVYDPVKNALVPTKAQKVAAWFVDHDYDGRTFCVSQAFFPDKTAWKKLKAALKTQVDADAFARLSGTESLPFKPGKRVAVKVIDPRGNEALRVHTVGGATYQTEAAR, from the coding sequence ATGGAGCGGCCTCTCTCCGAGGAAGAGGCGCGGCTACTGCTCAAGCACACTCGGCCGTGGCTCGAATGGACGGGCAAGCGAGAGAAGCACGCCTTCGAGGTAGAGCCCGTAGCACTCAACGTCCACGAGCGGGTGAGCGCCCAGGCCGTCATTCGGGCGGCGCAGCGGGAGGACGTGCAGCGCGACCTCTTCGCCGATCCCCAACTCCCGTTCGGCGACGCCGTCAAGTTCTACGAGCATGACGTGGACTGGGCCAACCGTCTCATCCTCGGCGACTCGCTCCAGGTGATGGCGAGTCTCGCTCGGCGCGAGGGGCTGGCGGGGAAGGTCCAAATGGTCTACATCGACCCGCCCTACGGGATCAATTATGCGAGCAACTTCCAGCCGAAGGTCGGCGACAAGAACGTAAAGGACGGCGAGAGCCACTTGACGCGCGAGCCCGAGATGGTCAAGGCATACCGAGATACGTGGCGGCTCGGCATCCACAGCTACCTCGATTACCTCCGCGACCGAATCGTGATGGCCCGCGAGATGCTCCACGAGCGTGGGAGCGTCTTCGTCCAGATCAGCGACGAGAACCTCCACCGCGTTCGGGCCATCCTAGACGAGGTATTTGGGGCGGAGAACTTTATGTCTGTCATCACCTTCCGAACGAAGATCCCGCTCCGAGCGAAGTACCTCGCTGGAATCGGCGACTACCTCGTGTGGTACGCCCGGGACGCTGAGCACGTCAAGTTCCACAAGCTCTACCAAGAGCGGGAGTACGGCCGTGGAACACAGTTCACCAACCTAGAACTATCGAACGGCGCGCGGCGGAAGATGACGAAGCGCGAGCGAGACCGGCAGTCGCCGCTCCCGAAAGAATCGAAGCCGTTCACGCTGACAGACATGGTCTCGGCTGGCCGGACGGAGAGTTGCGTATTCGATGCCGAGATCAAGGGAGAGGACTACACACCCGCAAGCGGAAAGAGTTGGAAGACCAATCCAGAAGGGTTCGAAAAGCTGCTAAACGCAGACCGTATAGAGGTGCCACGCAACGTTCCACGCTACGTATTCCGCCTAGACGACTATCCCGTCCAGGAGATGACGAACATGTGGACCGACACGCAAGGGGCATCCAGCAAGAAGTATGTCGTCCAGACCTCCACGAAGGTGGTGCAACGCTGCTTGCTCATGACCACGGATCCGGGCGACCTCGTGTTGGACCCCACGTGCGGCGGCGGCACGACGGCCTACGTCGCGGAGACGTGGGGCCGTCGGTGGATCACCATCGACACGAGCCGCGTCGGCGTTGCAATCGCACGCCAGCGGCTTCTCACAGCGAGCTACCCCTACTTCGCCGTCAAGGCCGACGAATCCAACGACCCAGGGCGAGGGTTCAAGCACCGGACGGTCCCTCACATCACAATGGGGGCCATCACGAACCACCCGACGCTCGGGGCCGCCCTCGACAAACATCGTGAGGTTCTCGACGGCCACCTCGGCCAGCTTGACGAGGCGCTGGCCGAGGTGGACGGCTCGCTCCGTTCGAAGCTGGCGGCCAAGCTCAAAGCGAAGGAGAAGGAGGAAGGCAAGCGCGCGGTAACCGACGCAGACGAGCGACGCTGGGTACTCCCCGAGGACACATTCGAACATTGGACTGTCCCTTTCGACGCCGACGAGGACTACCCTGATGCCCTCGCCGAAGCCGTCGCGGCGTACCGGAAGGCGTGGGCGAAGAAGCGCGACGAGGTGCAAAAAACCGTCGCCGCGAATGCAGCGCACGAAACGCTTTACGACCAGCCCGAAGTAGAGAAGGGGGTCGTCCGCGTGTCCGGCCCCTTCACCGTCGAGGCCGTACTCCCGGCCGAAGCCACGCTTCCCGATGCGACCGAGAGTCCCATCGGCGGCGCCCCTGACGCGCTCGATGGCTCCTTCGGCAACGGCGAATCGGCGGACGCCGTCGTTGACGCTGCGAACGCCGAGGCCTACCTCGACAAGCTCACGCGGCTCCTCCGCGAGGACGGCGCCAGCTTCCTCGGCAACGCGACGCAGGGATTCGACCGGCTCGACCGAATGGCACACTCGGTCCTCCACGCCGAGGGCGAATGGACCTCCGGCGACGGCACCGAGCAACGCATCGCCGTCTCGTTCGGCCCCGAGCACGGCCCCATCACGGCGGTCCAGGTCGAGGAAGCCCTGTTCGCCGCAAGCCGGGGCGGCTACGACCACCTCCTCTTCGCAGGGTTCAACATCGACGGCGCCGCCCAGGCCGCCATCGAAGCGGACTCCAATCCCCGGGTCCGCACGCACCTCGCGACGGTCGCGCCGGACGTGGTGATGGACGACTTGCTGAAGAAGCCAGCGCAGTCCCAACTCTTCACCGTCTTCGGCCAGCCGCGTACGAGCGTCGAGGCAGACGAGGACGGCCATGTTCGCGTAACGATGGAGGGCATGGACGTGTACGATCCCGTCAAGAACGCCCTCGTGCCCACGAAGGCTCAGAAGGTGGCGGCGTGGTTCGTGGATCACGACTACGACGGCCGGACGTTCTGCGTCAGCCAGGCCTTCTTCCCTGACAAGACCGCGTGGAAGAAGCTGAAAGCCGCGCTCAAGACGCAGGTAGACGCCGACGCTTTCGCGCGACTGAGCGGGACCGAGAGCCTCCCTTTCAAGCCCGGAAAGCGTGTCGCCGTGAAGGTGATCGACCCGCGCGGAAACGAGGCCCTCCGTGTCCACACCGTCGGGGGCGCTACCTACCAGACCGAGGCCGCGCGATGA
- a CDS encoding helix-turn-helix domain-containing protein, whose product MPSPDPDTPPPDALADLEALFRRAVREELAAARDRPSIGEPPLYDLAGAAARLNVSERTVESLVATGEIPVVRIGTGRGVRRFEPSALQAFIRRNARTL is encoded by the coding sequence GTGCCCTCCCCGGACCCTGACACGCCGCCCCCCGACGCTCTCGCCGATCTAGAGGCCCTATTCCGCCGCGCCGTCCGCGAGGAACTCGCCGCCGCTAGAGACCGCCCGTCGATAGGAGAGCCGCCCCTCTATGACCTCGCTGGAGCCGCCGCGCGCCTCAACGTGTCCGAGCGGACCGTCGAATCCCTCGTCGCCACGGGGGAGATCCCCGTTGTGCGGATCGGCACGGGGCGGGGCGTGCGCCGGTTCGAGCCGTCGGCGCTGCAGGCGTTCATCCGGCGCAATGCGCGGACGCTGTGA